CGAAGATGAGCGGCATCAGCGCGGCGAGCGCGGCGAGCGGCAACAACAGGAGGCGCAGCCCGTCGAGCGCGAAGAAAAAGCTCTCGATCCAGTAGATGCCCGCGCCGAGCCAGAACATGGCCGACAACGCGAACGCGAAGCCGAACACCATTTCGTTGGCGGGGAAAATGGTCATGTGGAGCAGCACGCCGTGCGCGGCGATCGCGACGAACAGCAGCGTGCGCGACAGCGCGCCGAAGCTGCGCGCGCGCGGCGCGTCGAGCATGCCGCCGACGCCGCCGGCCGCACCGCCTGAACCGATGGTTACCGGCACCGGCGGCACGCTGCCGAAGACCGGCTGGGTGCCGGCGCGGCGCAGGGCGCGCCAGTCGGCGGCGCATAAACCGCCGTACAGGAGCACGGTGAGGGCATACAGTACAATATCCATGTTCGAAGTTTACTATAGGCCCCCCGGCCGCGCGGGATCGCGACGAATCGCTGCGCCTTCCCTGTTGCGCGTGCATGCCGGGCCGCACTGCTCACCGCCTCCCCATGCTCGACAATCTCACTCAACGGATGGCGCACGTCGTCAAGACGCTGCGCGGCGAAGCCCGGCTGACCGAAGCCAACACGCAGGAAATGCTGCGCGAAGTGCGTCTCGCGCTGCTCGAGGCGGACGTGGCGCTGCCCGTCGTGCGCGAATTCATCGCCAAGGTGAAGGAAAAGGCGCTCGGCGAGGAAGTGCTCGCGAGCCTCTCGCCGGGTCAGGCGCTGGTCGGCGTGGTGCAGCGCGAGCTGACCGCCGTGATCGGCGGCGACTACGAAGGCAAGGCCGCCGAGCTGAACCTCAATGTCACGCCGCCCGCCGTGATCCTCATGGCCGGTTTGCAGGGCGCGGGTAAAACCACGACCACCGGCAAGCTCGCCAAGCTCCTGCGCGAGAAGTACAAGAAGAAGGTCCTCACCGTTTCGTGCGACGTCTACCGCCCTGCCGCTATCGCGCAGTTGAAGACGGTGACGGAACAGGTCGGCGCGGACTTCTTCCCGTCGCAGCCGGACCAGAAGCCGGTGGACATCGCCGCCGCGGCCATCGACTGGGCTCGCCGCCATTACCACGACGTGCTGCTCGTCGACACGGCAGGCCGTCTCGGTATCGACGAAGCCATGATGAACGAGATCAGCGCGCTGCACGCGTTCCTGAAGCCCGCCGAAACGCTGTTCGTGGTCGACGCCATGCTCGGCCAGGACGCGGTCAACACGGCGAAGGCGTTCAACGACGCCCTGCCGCTCACCGGCGTCGTGCTCACCAAGCTCGACGGCGACTCGCGCGGCGGCGCGGCGCTCTCCGTGCGCCACATCACGGGCAAGCCGATCAAGTTCGTCGGCGTGGCGGAAAAGCTCGACGGTCTCGAGGTGTTCCACCCCGACCGCATGGCGAACCGTATTCTCGGCATGGGCGACATTCTGGCGCTCGTCGAGGAAGCCCAGCGCGGCGTGGACGTCGAGGCCGCGCAAAAGCTCGCCAACAAGGTCAAGAAGGGCGGCGACTTCGACCTCAACGACTTCCGCGCGCAGCTTTCGCAAATGAAGAACATGGGCGGCCTTTCGTCGCTCATGGACAAGCTGCCCGCGCAGTTCCAGCAGGCCGCCGCCGGCGCCAACATGGGCCAGGCCGAAAAGCAGATGCGCCGCATGGAAGGCATCATCAATTCGATGACGCCCGAAGAGCGCGCCAAGCCCGATCTCATCAAGGCCACGCGCAAGCGCCGCATC
The Paraburkholderia acidisoli genome window above contains:
- the ffh gene encoding signal recognition particle protein — encoded protein: MLDNLTQRMAHVVKTLRGEARLTEANTQEMLREVRLALLEADVALPVVREFIAKVKEKALGEEVLASLSPGQALVGVVQRELTAVIGGDYEGKAAELNLNVTPPAVILMAGLQGAGKTTTTGKLAKLLREKYKKKVLTVSCDVYRPAAIAQLKTVTEQVGADFFPSQPDQKPVDIAAAAIDWARRHYHDVLLVDTAGRLGIDEAMMNEISALHAFLKPAETLFVVDAMLGQDAVNTAKAFNDALPLTGVVLTKLDGDSRGGAALSVRHITGKPIKFVGVAEKLDGLEVFHPDRMANRILGMGDILALVEEAQRGVDVEAAQKLANKVKKGGDFDLNDFRAQLSQMKNMGGLSSLMDKLPAQFQQAAAGANMGQAEKQMRRMEGIINSMTPEERAKPDLIKATRKRRIAAGAGVQVQEVNRMLNQYDQMRTMMKKLKGGNLQKMMRGMKGMMPGMR